From one Misgurnus anguillicaudatus chromosome 2, ASM2758022v2, whole genome shotgun sequence genomic stretch:
- the LOC129438392 gene encoding uncharacterized protein: MVSQKERERIKQFTLHHLAGPGPESSVLMADTIKAICERHQVLGLSQNSSPSHSSLTLIESLTNDEDALPNEFQHEDRHGLPDLPHLSEASLVDLQRKDPEIRTVIKELEKGKKPCNLRNQPPTMNLWFKEWNRLELRNGVLYRRKQESGASQYQLALPTALRDMVLKSLHDDMGHLGIDRTMDLVRSRFYWPKMSQAVEGKIKTCERCVRRKTPPERAAPLVNIQTSRPLELVCIDFLSLEPDQSNTKNILVITDHFTKYAVAIPTRNQTAQTVAKSLWDHFLVHYGFPEKLHSDQGADFESHTIKELCKVAGIHKIRTTPYHPRGNPVERFNRTLLQMLGTLENEKKSRWKEFVKPLVHAYNCTRNDTTGYTPYELMFGRQPRLPVDLAFGLPTDTPTKSHSQYVQDLKNRLRESYEVAVKNAGKVAERNKRRFDNRVVASTLEEGDRVLVRNVRLRGKHKLADKWEQDVHVVVRQVKDLPVYTVQSERGNGPLRTLHQDLLLPCGFLRPSNPEEQPKQKVRKPRTRASHDNEGKHESEFASEYSQSEDEQTPFYVPGRILGSETQIITGLEHLPYIQPPLSALPNLPVQKPVERNPEEPLLTYLPVREPVEKNVNEPIGVETCVDEVESNCTNPEITVEQISEPEQSSMSLNEYPTQIQTAPINSESESEERNLTSNETSHTRDTENKERRTEPENNVGPRRSERERRPPKKFEYPQLGNPLTLVIQSLLQGLNEAFSSSLEESAVAPIVHL, translated from the coding sequence ATGGTCTCACAGAAGGAGAGAGAAAGGATTAAGCAATTCACGCTCCACCATCTTGCAGGACCAGGACCCGAGTCATCGGTTCTCATGGCAGATACTATAAAAGCAATCTGTGAAAGACATCAGGTGTTGGGATTATCTCAGAATTCTAGTCCTTCTCACTCTTCACTTACCTTGATTGAATCTCTTACTAATGATGAGGATGCTCTGCCGAACGAGTTCCAACATGAAGATAGACATGGTCTTCCAGATCTTCCTCACCTTTCAGAAGCTTCCTTAGTAGACCTACAGAGGAAGGATCCAGAAATAAGAACCGTTATTAAAGAGTTGGAGAAAGGCAAGAAACCTTGTAACCTGAGGAATCAACCACCTACCATGAATTTGTGGTTTAAAGAGTGGAACAGACTTGAGCTGAGAAATGGAGTGCTCTATAGAAGGAAACAGGAGAGTGGAGCCTCTCAGTACCAGTTAGCACTGCCCACCGCATTGAGAGACATGGtgttgaaaagccttcatgatGACATGGGTCACCTAGGTATTGACAGGACCATGGATCTCGTCAGGTCAAGATTCTATTGGCCGAAAATGTCACAGGCAGTGGAAGGAAAAATTAAAACTTGTGAACGCTGTGTCCGTAGAAAAACACCCCCAGAAAGAGCAGCTCCTTTGGTAAACATCCAAACTAGCAGACCCTTAGAGCTGGTATGCATAGACTTTCTGTCGCTGGAGCCAGACCAAAGCAACACCAAAAACATACTGGTTATCACGGACCACTTCACAAAATACGCTGTTGCGATACCAACTCGGAACCAAACTGCTCAAACTGTTGCTAAGAGTCTATGGGACCATTTCTTGGTGCACTATGGGTTTCCGGAGAAACTACATAGTGATCAAGGGGCTGACTTCGAGTCACATACCATAAAGGAGTTGTGTAAGGTCGCAGGAATTCACAAGATAAGGACTACCCCATACCACCCACGGGGCAATCCAGTGGAACGATTTAATCGTACTCTTCTACAGATGCTGGGGACACTGGAAAATGAAAAGAAATCTAGGTGGAAAGAGTTCGTAAAGCCTCTAGTGCATGCATACAACTGTACCCGAAACGACACCACTGGGTACACTCCTTACGAGCTCATGTTCGGACGACAGCCCCGCCTGCCTGTTGATCTGGCTTTTGGATTGCCAACGGACACCCCCACCAAGTCGCACTCTCAATACGTGCAGGACCTAAAGAACCGGTTGCGTGAAAGCTACGAGGTAGCTGTTAAAAATGCTGGAAAGGTAGCTGAGCGTAATAAAAGAAGATTTGACAATCGTGTGGTTGCTTCCACATTGGAGGAAGGAGACCGAGTTCTTGTAAGGAATGTGCGGTTGAGAGGAAAGCACAAACTGGCTGATAAGTGGGAACAGGATGTCCATGTTGTTGTCAGACAAGTCAAAGATCTGCCAGTATACACAGTCCAATCAGAGAGAGGGAATGGTCCTCTTCGGACCTTGCATCAAGATCTATTGCTGCCATGCGGGTTTTTGCGACCAAGCAATCCCGAAGAACAACCAAAGCAGAAAGTTCGAAAGCCAAGAACCAGAGCTTCTCATGATAATGAAGGGAAACATGAGTCAGAGTTTGCTTCTGAATATTCACAATCTGAGGATGAACAAACTCCATTTTATGTACCTGGGAGAATATTGGGCTCTGAAACACAAATCATTACAGGCCTTGAGCACTTACCTTATATCCAACCCCCCTTATCTGCTTTACCCAACTTACCTGTCCAGAAACCTGTGGAAAGAAATCCTGAAGAACCTTTATTGACGTACTTACCTGTCCGGGAACCTGTGGAGAAAAATGTTAATGAACCTATAGGAGTGGAAACATGTGTGGATGAGGTTGAATCAAATTGCACCAACCCAGAAATTACTGTGGAGCAAATATCAGAACCAGAACAATCATCTATGTCCCTGAATGAATACCCTACTCAAATTCAAACAGCACCTATTAATTCTGAATCAGAAAGTGAAGAGAGAAATCTGACTTCAAATGAAACAAGCCACACTCGAGACACTGAAAACAAAGAAAGGAGAACTGAACCTGAAAACAATGTTGGCCCCAGACGCTCAGAGAGAGAGCGACGCCCCCCTAAGAAATTTGAATACCCCCAGTTAGGGAATCCACTTACCTTAGTGATTCAGTCCTTGTTACAGGGTCTAAATGAAGCTTTTAGTTCTTCTTTAGAAGAGTCAGCCGTAGCCCCCATAGTCCACTTATAA